A genomic segment from Phragmites australis chromosome 6, lpPhrAust1.1, whole genome shotgun sequence encodes:
- the LOC133920967 gene encoding uncharacterized protein LOC133920967, with protein sequence MLLDGRWAAPSSYALGFVTAGDCSREADMLLVRILILRVMANFAVGQTRAVDAVFQRLCASLDDHPDCHHLRRILLSLRSYRLRACKLYHRIKPRAGQVRLWGCNRRQKNKAGASQQISLHVPFCGRARLVTTSLHCSGNLTSFCASNASVCHQISVNLRLLIKWPFVSIYLNYIEENVF encoded by the exons ATGCTGCTTGATGGCCGCTGGGCTGCCCCCTCGTCCTACGCGCTTGGCTTCGTCACTGCCGGTGATTGCAGCAGGGAGGCCGACATGCTCCTCGTCCGTATCCTCATCCTCCGCGTCATGGCCAACTTCGCCGTCGGCCAGACCCGCGCTGTCGACGCCGTGTTCCAACGCCTCTGCGCTTCCCTCGACGACCACCCAGACTGTCACCATCTCCGCAGAATCCTACTTTCCTTGCGCTCATACCGACTTAG GGCCTGCAAACTCTATCATCGCATCAAGCCCAGGGCAGGGCAGGTCAG ATTGTGGGGATGCAATAGGCGTCAGAAGAATAAAGCTGGCGCATCTCAGCAAATATCCTTGCACGTTCCTTTCTGCGGAAGAG CTAGACTGGTAACAACTTCATTGCACTGTAGTGGAAATCTGACTTCCTTCTGCGCTTCAAATGCTTCAGTGTGCCACCAAATCTCTGTCAATTTGAGATTGTTAATCAAGTGGCCCTTTGTTTCAATATATCTGAATTACATCGAAGAGAATGTTTTCTGA